From a single Rutidosis leptorrhynchoides isolate AG116_Rl617_1_P2 chromosome 5, CSIRO_AGI_Rlap_v1, whole genome shotgun sequence genomic region:
- the LOC139850205 gene encoding uncharacterized protein, whose protein sequence is MAERRVLNKCYSLDIDPAAMIERRRNSNKGQLMLPMSIQCSTCRNYMNKGTRFKSRKEDVIGETYRGIQIRRFYFNCTMCSAEIIIKTDPQNVDYTVESGGVINFELWLKGFDELELID, encoded by the coding sequence ATGGCAGAAAGAAGGGTTTTGAATAAGTGCTATTCACTGGATATTGATCCGGCGGCTATGATTGAACGAAGGCGTAATTCGAATAAAGGTCAATTGATGCTTCCGATGAGCATTCAGTGTAGCACTTGTAGAAACTATATGAACAAAGGTACCAGGTTTAAATCACGTAAAGAAGACGTTATTGGAGAGACATATCGTGGAATTCAAATACGCAGATTTTATTTCAATTGCACAATGTGTTCTGCTGAGATTATCATCAAGACAGACCCTCAAAACGTTGATTATACTGTTGAGTCGGGTGGTGTAATTAATTTTGAACTTTGGCTTAAAggattcgatgaattggagttaaTTGATTAA